Proteins co-encoded in one Flavobacterium sp. M31R6 genomic window:
- a CDS encoding tyrosine-protein kinase, whose product MERNPSNENQNREFLLRNFIDHYLIHWRWFLIGTLISFIIAFIYLRYTTPQFKATAIILVKDEKKGGMLSELSAFSDMGIESGLKNNLDNETEILKSRTLIENTVKKLHLNISIFIKGNIIYSEMFKEKPINIHFIPKSVQFYETNTTLRFIEISPTSFQLENQLDSESSKNSLLNKNEFQYGELITTQNWNLVITKNPSKLFKATNREITIQVNPMDEVVDGFRNRLTINPLSKTSSVVELSLVDPVYEKAEIFLDNLIQIYNQDAITDKNQISENTSKFIAERLSLITRELDGVEQDVESFKKTNNLTDIDSEAKLFIEGSNTYDKKAVETEIQLNVVNSMLDYIKKSNTTDLLPTNLIGGEEDAASIINMYNELVLDRNRILKSATPANPTVLKMDQQIVSLKQNLLASLDRLKSSLIIQKRDLDSHKGIMDTKIEKIPVQERQFKVIARQQKIKEELYLYLLQKREETAISLSATEPNARVIDAAKASHLPVAPKKKIIYLVAFLIGILIPFGIIYLIDLLDTKIKSRLDLEGKTTIPYLGDIPTSDANTQIIKSESRTSSAEALRIIRTNLEFMLSKVPENQAKTLFLTSTFSKEGKTFVSVNLAATFALSGKKVLLIGMDIRNPKLDDYISLPDQGLTNYLSNKDIPLEDLIIKQKGYEHFYILPAGLIPPNPAELLLSQKVDTLFKTIKAQYDYIIVDTAPVSLVTDTLLIAKHADCFLFVIRANFLEKRMLNIANDLYMEKKLPNMCLLLNDTDSTKGYGYGYGYGIKAKKRPWYKKLWAK is encoded by the coding sequence ATGGAAAGAAATCCTTCAAATGAAAATCAGAATAGAGAATTTCTATTACGAAACTTCATAGATCACTATTTAATTCACTGGAGATGGTTTTTAATTGGAACCCTTATAAGTTTTATTATAGCCTTTATTTACTTGCGCTATACAACACCTCAATTCAAAGCTACAGCCATAATTTTGGTAAAAGATGAAAAAAAAGGCGGTATGTTATCTGAACTTTCCGCTTTTTCGGATATGGGAATTGAAAGCGGTTTAAAAAACAACCTCGATAACGAAACTGAAATTTTAAAATCAAGAACGTTAATAGAAAATACAGTAAAAAAACTGCATCTGAATATTTCGATATTCATCAAAGGGAACATTATTTATTCTGAAATGTTTAAAGAAAAACCCATTAACATTCATTTTATCCCAAAGTCGGTTCAATTTTATGAGACCAATACAACGCTTCGCTTTATAGAAATTTCACCCACATCTTTTCAATTAGAAAACCAACTTGACAGTGAATCATCTAAAAATAGCTTATTAAATAAAAATGAATTTCAATATGGAGAACTTATAACAACTCAAAATTGGAATTTGGTCATAACTAAAAATCCAAGCAAATTATTTAAAGCAACCAATCGGGAAATTACCATACAAGTAAATCCAATGGATGAAGTTGTGGACGGTTTTAGGAATAGACTTACTATAAATCCGCTCAGTAAAACCAGTAGCGTCGTAGAATTATCATTGGTCGATCCCGTATATGAAAAAGCAGAAATTTTCTTGGATAATTTAATCCAAATTTACAATCAAGATGCCATTACCGATAAAAACCAAATTTCCGAAAACACCTCAAAATTCATAGCCGAAAGGCTGTCGTTAATCACACGAGAATTGGACGGTGTAGAACAGGATGTTGAAAGTTTTAAAAAGACTAATAACCTAACCGACATCGATTCGGAAGCCAAACTTTTTATAGAAGGATCAAATACTTATGACAAAAAAGCAGTAGAAACGGAAATACAACTTAATGTAGTCAACTCAATGCTAGACTACATCAAAAAAAGTAACACTACCGATTTGCTTCCTACCAACCTTATAGGCGGGGAAGAGGATGCCGCAAGCATAATCAATATGTATAATGAGTTGGTTTTGGACCGCAATAGAATCTTAAAATCGGCAACTCCTGCCAATCCAACCGTTTTGAAAATGGATCAACAAATTGTATCTTTAAAACAAAACCTTCTCGCGAGTCTAGACCGTTTAAAATCCAGTTTAATTATCCAAAAAAGAGATTTAGACAGCCATAAAGGAATTATGGATACCAAGATTGAAAAAATTCCAGTTCAAGAACGTCAATTTAAAGTCATTGCCAGGCAACAGAAAATAAAGGAGGAACTCTATTTATATCTCCTTCAAAAAAGAGAAGAAACAGCTATTTCTTTATCAGCTACAGAGCCTAACGCAAGAGTAATAGACGCTGCAAAAGCCTCCCATCTTCCTGTAGCACCCAAGAAAAAAATCATCTACTTGGTTGCTTTTTTAATTGGAATTCTAATTCCTTTTGGAATTATATACCTCATCGATTTATTGGATACCAAAATAAAAAGTCGCCTCGATTTAGAAGGAAAAACTACGATTCCATATCTCGGAGATATCCCAACATCCGATGCAAATACCCAAATCATAAAGTCAGAAAGCAGAACCAGCTCTGCCGAGGCCTTACGAATCATTAGGACCAATCTGGAATTCATGCTCAGTAAAGTTCCAGAAAATCAGGCCAAAACCCTGTTCCTAACCTCGACATTTTCAAAAGAAGGTAAAACGTTTGTATCAGTGAACCTAGCGGCAACCTTTGCATTATCCGGTAAAAAAGTATTGCTTATAGGAATGGATATTAGAAACCCAAAACTAGACGATTACATTTCCTTACCAGATCAAGGACTCACCAATTACCTCTCAAACAAAGACATACCCTTGGAAGATTTAATCATCAAACAAAAAGGTTACGAACACTTTTATATCTTACCGGCAGGTTTAATTCCGCCCAATCCGGCCGAATTATTATTGAGCCAAAAAGTCGATACCTTATTCAAAACCATCAAAGCCCAGTACGATTACATAATTGTTGATACCGCTCCCGTAAGTCTCGTAACTGATACCCTCTTAATAGCAAAACATGCCGATTGCTTCTTATTTGTCATTCGAGCCAATTTTCTGGAAAAACGAATGTTAAATATAGCCAATGATTTATATATGGAAAAAAAGTTGCCTAATATGTGCTTACTACTCAACGATACTGATTCAACAAAAGGTTATGGTTACGGTTACGGTTACGGCATAAAAGCCAAAAAAAGACCTTGGTACAAAAAATTATGGGCTAAATAA
- a CDS encoding tyrosine-protein phosphatase — protein sequence MFLFFKNKAVLKDLIPSNHVDIHSHLLPDIDDGARTFEQTLELVQALQSFGVSQFITTPHIMYQVWDNTKESILAVKDQTIFKLEKNEIRVPFRAASEYLMDTQFVKLFQTGELLTLKDNYVLVEMSYINAPMQLYNILFDLQVAGYIPVLAHPERYTFYHNNFDEYVKLKRVGCLFQLNLLAVVGYYGESIAKMAEQLLQKGMYDFVGSDVHHSKHIASFEEKVKLKDVTALKEVISNNQFFRM from the coding sequence TTGTTTTTATTTTTCAAAAATAAAGCTGTGCTAAAAGATTTGATTCCGTCGAATCATGTAGATATTCATTCTCATTTACTGCCAGATATTGATGATGGTGCTCGCACTTTTGAGCAAACACTTGAGTTGGTTCAAGCACTTCAAAGTTTTGGAGTTTCACAGTTTATTACCACTCCTCATATTATGTACCAAGTTTGGGACAACACAAAAGAAAGTATTCTTGCAGTTAAAGATCAAACAATATTTAAGCTGGAAAAAAATGAAATAAGAGTTCCTTTTCGTGCGGCTTCAGAGTATTTGATGGATACTCAATTTGTAAAACTTTTTCAGACAGGAGAGTTGTTGACTTTGAAAGATAATTATGTATTGGTCGAGATGTCATATATAAATGCACCGATGCAATTGTATAATATACTTTTTGATTTGCAGGTGGCGGGCTATATTCCTGTTTTGGCTCATCCCGAACGGTATACTTTTTATCATAATAATTTTGATGAATATGTAAAATTGAAACGGGTCGGCTGTTTGTTTCAGCTAAATCTGTTGGCGGTTGTGGGATATTATGGGGAATCAATCGCTAAAATGGCCGAACAATTACTGCAAAAAGGTATGTATGATTTTGTGGGATCGGATGTTCATCATAGTAAGCACATAGCTTCTTTTGAGGAAAAAGTAAAACTGAAAGATGTGACAGCACTCAAAGAAGTGATATCGAATAATCAGTTTTTTAGAATGTAG
- a CDS encoding outer membrane beta-barrel protein, whose product MKKVITILVLALTTNFAFAQDAPETTPLQISGSGDLYYKYDFAKTANIKTSFGTDQNSVSLGMLDIALKKTIKKVSFVGEISFGPRGQYQSIPNGDGIDANSFHIQNLYASYAVSDKLSFTAGYMGTYIGYEVISPVGNFSYSTSYLFTNGPFQNAGVKANYKITDKFGAMLGVFNDSWNSYKANPAKGLNAVGGQLSYASGASSVYLNFMDGSVSGTIFDLTATFQLTDKFKLGLNGADFSNEGDVGYTGAAIYPSYAFSDAFALGIRAEYFKYKEGSGDTDVTAFTLSGNYKVSGLTIIPEFRIDTNSDDVMFVNSDLAPTSSASQVLLAVVYGF is encoded by the coding sequence ATGAAAAAAGTAATTACTATTTTAGTGTTAGCCTTGACTACAAATTTTGCATTTGCACAAGATGCTCCAGAAACTACTCCGTTGCAAATTTCAGGTTCTGGAGATTTGTATTACAAGTATGATTTCGCAAAAACAGCAAATATTAAAACAAGTTTTGGAACAGACCAAAATTCAGTTTCTTTAGGAATGCTGGATATTGCTTTGAAGAAAACCATAAAAAAAGTGTCTTTTGTTGGAGAAATATCTTTCGGTCCAAGAGGGCAATATCAATCAATCCCAAATGGTGATGGAATCGATGCAAATTCCTTCCATATTCAAAATTTATATGCTTCTTATGCAGTTTCGGATAAATTAAGTTTTACCGCTGGATATATGGGAACTTATATTGGTTATGAGGTAATTTCACCTGTAGGTAATTTCTCTTATTCAACTTCATATTTGTTTACCAATGGACCATTTCAAAATGCGGGTGTTAAAGCCAATTATAAGATAACAGACAAATTTGGTGCAATGTTAGGGGTGTTTAATGACTCTTGGAATTCATACAAAGCCAATCCAGCAAAAGGATTAAATGCTGTAGGAGGTCAATTGTCTTATGCTTCTGGAGCAAGCAGTGTTTATCTTAACTTTATGGATGGTTCTGTAAGTGGCACTATTTTTGATTTAACAGCTACATTCCAACTTACCGATAAATTCAAGTTAGGTTTAAACGGAGCTGATTTTTCAAACGAAGGCGACGTAGGTTACACAGGAGCTGCGATATACCCATCTTATGCGTTTAGTGATGCTTTCGCTTTGGGAATACGTGCTGAATATTTTAAATACAAAGAAGGTTCTGGAGATACTGATGTAACAGCTTTTACTTTATCAGGTAACTATAAAGTAAGTGGATTGACTATTATTCCTGAGTTTAGAATTGATACCAATTCAGATGATGTTATGTTTGTTAATTCGGATTTGGCTCCTACTAGTTCTGCTTCTCAAGTACTTTTGGCCGTAGTTTACGGATTCTAA